One Amphiprion ocellaris isolate individual 3 ecotype Okinawa chromosome 5, ASM2253959v1, whole genome shotgun sequence genomic region harbors:
- the rereb gene encoding arginine-glutamic acid dipeptide repeats protein isoform X2, whose protein sequence is MDDLFSPRRSLNSTQGEIRVGPSHQAKLPELQPRPAPGLQTQTESEELMWTPGVNDCDLLMYLRAARSMAAFAGMCDGGSTEDGCLAASRDDTTLNALNMLHASHYDAAKALQRLVKKPLPKLIEKCWSEDDVKRFIKGLRQYGKNFFRIRKDFLPSKKTGELITFYYHWKKTPEAAGTRAYRQQRRQPSSRKAKTRSVAAPVNTPSRNYSVDASSASEDDLDSEDSEQDTKSCSHCGTTSSKDWHQGGRDNPLLCTTCRTYENKHGCLPPAQKSGNAPFMFKPVKAEEEVNSKHGMRTRRSRAPLSSLRSGHRRLTGSPTSEDQQSSNQPSPTGGISNSLRSSSTDNRNDSTKKTNKKIKEEVTSPKTTKRVRESPAQEPDEPDKVTPKRPKTQDPQGCRSEGEVEEESSSESRSAQDDGSSDTKDIDQDNRSSSPSIPSPQQGNESDSDSSAQPNGVPSEPVVPAAVLADTPVPQALPSQGTTITPQPPQSMNSADPAQSPPPPSPDPPQPAAGQSGATVASNNRAQPASHFLPGPSPLPLGQDRPLSPALQVPPALNSAQALQPSQPPQRPPPFYREAQLTQPPLSGSQIKPPPTTPIPPSHKQLPHQSATPFPQMPSNLPPPPALKPLNSLPNQHPPGAPPPPLQLMPHPLPVQSLPTQLPVISQVQTPPGKSATSSHPPAAASHPLTSVASSSAIGPVPSLQPSFPPLPLRPSSSGAAGGSQVQIKEEPLDEIEEAESPPSPPRSPSPEPTIINVASHASQSARFIKHLDRGYNSCARTDLFFTPLSSSKLAKKREEAVEKSRREAELSARQDREREKDREREREREADRNARASSSSHDSRMSETQMTAQGHGRPSFEQPPTTVAAVPPYIGPDTPALRTLSEYARPHVMSPTNRHHPFYVSLSPGEPLLAYHMPGLYSAEPSLRERELRNLRERELRERMKPGFEVKPPDLETLHPSANPIEHFARHGALGLPHIPGPPHPFAPFHPGLNHLERERMVLAGPQLRPELSYAERLTAERLHAERMASVSTDPAARLQMLNVTPHHHQHSHIHSHLHLHQQDPLGQGSSPHPLVDPLATGPRLARFPFPGGPIPNPLLSELPHDHEMLRHPLFGTAYPRELQGPIPQMSAAHQLQAMHAQSAELQRMAMEQQWLHGHHLHGGPLPSQEDYYSRLKKEGDKPS, encoded by the exons ATGGACGACCTGTTCAGTCCGCGGAG gaGCCTGAACAGCACACAGGGCGAGATAAGAGTGGGACCAAGTCATCAG GCCAAGCTACCGGAGTTGCAGCCACGGCCTGCACCCGGTTTACAGACTCAGACGGAGAGCGAGGAGCTCATGTGGACGCCTGGGGTCAATGACTGCGACCTTCTTATGTACCTCAGAGCTGCCAG gagcATGGCAGCATTTGCAGGGATGTGTGATGGTGGATCTACAGAGGATGGATGTTTAGCAGCCTCGCGTGATGACACCACACTCAACGCTCTTAATATG CTCCATGCAAGTCATTATGATGCCGCAAAAGCTCTCCAGCGTCTGGTTAAGAAGCCTCTTCCGAAACTTATTGAAAAATGCTGGTCAGAAGATGATGTG aaACGCTTCATCAAAGGCTTGAGACAGTATGGAAAGAATTTCTTTCGCATTCGCAAAGACTTTCTGCCCAGCAAAAAGACT GGAGAGCTGATCACCTTCTACTACCACTGGAAGAAAACTCCAGAGGCTGCAGGGACAAGAGCTTATCGACAACAACGCCGTCAGCCATCCTCTCGCAAAGCAAAAACTCGATCTGTGGCAGCCCCTGTGAACACCCCATCCAGAAACTATTCAG tggATGCAAGTTCTGCCAGTGAGGATGATCTTGATAGTGAAGACAGTGAACAGGATACCAAGAGCTGCAGCCACTGTGGTACAACTA GTTCTAAGGATTGGCACCAGGGTGGAAGAGACAACCCTTTGTTGTGCACGACTTGTCGCACATATGAAAACAAACACGGCTGTCTGCCGCCAGCTCAGAAGTCTGGAAATGCTCCGTTCATGTTTAAACCTGTTAAAGCGGAAGAGGAGGTGAACAGCAAGCATGGCATGAGGACGCGGCGCAGCAGAGCACCT TTGTCATCTTTAAGAAGTGGCCACAGGAGGCTCACAGGCTCCCCGACCAGTGAGGATCAGCAGTCCAGTAACCAGCCCTCCCCGACTGGGGGGATCTCTAATTCTTTGAGATCGTCCTCCACAGATAATAGGAATGACTCCactaagaaaacaaacaag AAGATAAAGGAGGAGGTAACGTCACCAAAGACCACAAAACGTGTACGAGAGAGTCCTGCTCAGGAGCCTGACGAGCCTGACAAAGTTACACCAAAAAGGCCAAAGACACAG GACCCACAGGGCTGCCGGTCAGAGGGAGAGGTAGAGGAGGAAAGTTCGTCAGAAAGCCGGAGTGCTCAGGATGATGGCAGCAGTGACACCAAAGACATTGATCAAGACAACCGCAGCTCCTCTCCCAGCATTCCCAGCCCTCAACAGGGCAACGAGAGTGACTCCGACTCATCCGCCCAACCAAACGGCGTCCCATCGGAACCCGTTGTCCCTGCTGCCGTGCTGGCTGATACTCCAGTCCCGCAGGCCCTCCCCTCTCAGGGCACTACCATCACTCCTCAGCCACCGCAGAGCATGAACTCTGCTGATCCAGCTCAGAGCCCCCCTCCCCCTTCTCCAGACCCCCCTCAGCCAGCCGCCGGGCAGTCAGGTGCCACAGTGGCCTCCAACAACCGAGCACAGCCCGCCTCTCACTTTCTTCCTGGTCCATCTCCTCTACCACTGGGTCAGGACCGCCCTCTTTCTCCAGCTTTGCAGGTCCCGCCTGCTCTCAACTCTGCACAGGCTCTGCAGCCATCTCAGCCCCCTCAGCGACCTCCACCCTTCTATAGGGAGGCACAGCTCACCCAGCCTCCTCTTTCTGGCTCCCAAATCAAGCCTCCTCCCACCACCCCTATTCCACCTTCACACAAACAGCTGCCACACCAGTCTGCCACACCTTTCCCCCAGATGCCCTCTaatctcccccctcctcctgctctaAAGCCCCTCAATTCTCTGCCCAACCAGCATCCTCCAGGtgccccccctcctcctcttcagctGATGCCGCATCCTTTGCCAGTGCAGTCACTTCCAACCCAACTTCCAGTGATCTCTCAGGTCCAGACCCCCCCTGGAAAGAGTGCGACTTCTTCTCACCCGCCTGCTGCAGCCTCGCACCCTCTCACCTCCGTAGCATCATCTTCTGCTATTGGCCCTGTCCCGAGTCTCCaaccttccttccctcctcttcctctgagaCCATCGTCTAGCGGCGCTGCAGGAGGATCACAAGTTCAGATTAAAGAAGAGCCACTGGATGAGATAGAAGAGGCTGAGAGTCCGCCGTCTCCTCCTCGGAGCCCCTCACCGGAACCCACCATCATCAACGTGGCAAGTCATGCCAGCCAATCTGCACG ATTTATCAAGCACTTGGATCGTGGCTACAACTCCTGTGCTAGAACAGACCTTTTCTTTACTCCACTGTCATCCTCCAAACTGGCCAAGAAAAGAGAGGAGGCTGTGGAAAAGTCCAGGAGAGAGGCAGAGCTCAGCGCTCGGCAAGACCGTGAAagggagaaagacagagagagagagcgagaaagGGAGGCAGACAGAAATGCT AGagcctccagctcctcccaTGACAGTCGTATGAGTGAGACGCAAATGACAGCTCAAGGCCACGGGCGTCCTTCCTTTGAGCAGCCGCCCACCACTGTAGCAGCTGTGCCCCCTTACATCGGCCCTGACACACCTGCCCTGCGCACCCTGAGTGAATACGCACGACCCCACGTCATGTCCCCCACCAACCGCCACCATCCTTTCTATGTGTCCCTGAGCCCTGGTGAGCCTTTGTTGGCCTACCACATGCCAGGCCTGTACAGCGCCGAGCCGAGCCTCAGAGAGCGCGAGCTGAGAAACCTCAGAGAGAGGGAACTCCGTGAGAGGATGAAGCCCGGCTTTGAGGTCAAACCTCCAGACCTGGAAACCTTACACCCCTCGGCCAACCCCATTGAGCACTTTGCCAGACATGGAGCGCTGGGTCTCCCACACATACCTGGGCCTCCTCACCCCTTCGCACCCTTCCATCCAGGGCTGAACCATCTGGAGCGGGAGAGGATGGTGCTGGCAGGACCTCAGCTGCGCCCAGAGCTGAGTTACGCTGAGCGACTCACTGCGGAGCGGCTTCATGCGGAGAGGATGGCCTCTGTTTCAACTGATCCTGCTGCCAGGCTGCAGATGCTCAATGTGACGCCGCATCATCAtcagcactctcacattcactcCCACCTCCACCTGCACCAACAGGACCCCCTCGGTCAAG GTTCAAGTCCTCATCCTTTAGTTGACCCCCTGGCAACAGGACCACGTTTGGCCCGATTCCCTTTCCCTGGTGGTCCAATTCCCAATCCTTTACTCAGCGAACTTCCTCATGATCACGAAATGCTGCGCCACCCACTGTTTG GAACTGCTTATCCACGAGAGCTGCAGGGCCCGATTCCTCAGATGTCTGCTGCTCATCAGCTCCAGGCCATGCATGCTCaatctgcagagctgcagaggaTGGCAATGGAGCAGCAGTGGCTGCATGGGCATCACCTACATGGAGGCCCTCTACCAAGTCAAGAAGATTATTACAG ccgTCTGAAGAAAGAAGGTGACAAGCCATCTTGA
- the rereb gene encoding arginine-glutamic acid dipeptide repeats protein isoform X1 encodes MDDLFSPRRSLNSTQGEIRVGPSHQAKLPELQPRPAPGLQTQTESEELMWTPGVNDCDLLMYLRAARSMAAFAGMCDGGSTEDGCLAASRDDTTLNALNMLHASHYDAAKALQRLVKKPLPKLIEKCWSEDDVKRFIKGLRQYGKNFFRIRKDFLPSKKTGELITFYYHWKKTPEAAGTRAYRQQRRQPSSRKAKTRSVAAPVNTPSRNYSVDASSASEDDLDSEDSEQDTKSCSHCGTTSSKDWHQGGRDNPLLCTTCRTYENKHGCLPPAQKSGNAPFMFKPVKAEEEVNSKHGMRTRRSRAPQLSSLRSGHRRLTGSPTSEDQQSSNQPSPTGGISNSLRSSSTDNRNDSTKKTNKKIKEEVTSPKTTKRVRESPAQEPDEPDKVTPKRPKTQDPQGCRSEGEVEEESSSESRSAQDDGSSDTKDIDQDNRSSSPSIPSPQQGNESDSDSSAQPNGVPSEPVVPAAVLADTPVPQALPSQGTTITPQPPQSMNSADPAQSPPPPSPDPPQPAAGQSGATVASNNRAQPASHFLPGPSPLPLGQDRPLSPALQVPPALNSAQALQPSQPPQRPPPFYREAQLTQPPLSGSQIKPPPTTPIPPSHKQLPHQSATPFPQMPSNLPPPPALKPLNSLPNQHPPGAPPPPLQLMPHPLPVQSLPTQLPVISQVQTPPGKSATSSHPPAAASHPLTSVASSSAIGPVPSLQPSFPPLPLRPSSSGAAGGSQVQIKEEPLDEIEEAESPPSPPRSPSPEPTIINVASHASQSARFIKHLDRGYNSCARTDLFFTPLSSSKLAKKREEAVEKSRREAELSARQDREREKDREREREREADRNARASSSSHDSRMSETQMTAQGHGRPSFEQPPTTVAAVPPYIGPDTPALRTLSEYARPHVMSPTNRHHPFYVSLSPGEPLLAYHMPGLYSAEPSLRERELRNLRERELRERMKPGFEVKPPDLETLHPSANPIEHFARHGALGLPHIPGPPHPFAPFHPGLNHLERERMVLAGPQLRPELSYAERLTAERLHAERMASVSTDPAARLQMLNVTPHHHQHSHIHSHLHLHQQDPLGQGSSPHPLVDPLATGPRLARFPFPGGPIPNPLLSELPHDHEMLRHPLFGTAYPRELQGPIPQMSAAHQLQAMHAQSAELQRMAMEQQWLHGHHLHGGPLPSQEDYYSRLKKEGDKPS; translated from the exons ATGGACGACCTGTTCAGTCCGCGGAG gaGCCTGAACAGCACACAGGGCGAGATAAGAGTGGGACCAAGTCATCAG GCCAAGCTACCGGAGTTGCAGCCACGGCCTGCACCCGGTTTACAGACTCAGACGGAGAGCGAGGAGCTCATGTGGACGCCTGGGGTCAATGACTGCGACCTTCTTATGTACCTCAGAGCTGCCAG gagcATGGCAGCATTTGCAGGGATGTGTGATGGTGGATCTACAGAGGATGGATGTTTAGCAGCCTCGCGTGATGACACCACACTCAACGCTCTTAATATG CTCCATGCAAGTCATTATGATGCCGCAAAAGCTCTCCAGCGTCTGGTTAAGAAGCCTCTTCCGAAACTTATTGAAAAATGCTGGTCAGAAGATGATGTG aaACGCTTCATCAAAGGCTTGAGACAGTATGGAAAGAATTTCTTTCGCATTCGCAAAGACTTTCTGCCCAGCAAAAAGACT GGAGAGCTGATCACCTTCTACTACCACTGGAAGAAAACTCCAGAGGCTGCAGGGACAAGAGCTTATCGACAACAACGCCGTCAGCCATCCTCTCGCAAAGCAAAAACTCGATCTGTGGCAGCCCCTGTGAACACCCCATCCAGAAACTATTCAG tggATGCAAGTTCTGCCAGTGAGGATGATCTTGATAGTGAAGACAGTGAACAGGATACCAAGAGCTGCAGCCACTGTGGTACAACTA GTTCTAAGGATTGGCACCAGGGTGGAAGAGACAACCCTTTGTTGTGCACGACTTGTCGCACATATGAAAACAAACACGGCTGTCTGCCGCCAGCTCAGAAGTCTGGAAATGCTCCGTTCATGTTTAAACCTGTTAAAGCGGAAGAGGAGGTGAACAGCAAGCATGGCATGAGGACGCGGCGCAGCAGAGCACCT cagTTGTCATCTTTAAGAAGTGGCCACAGGAGGCTCACAGGCTCCCCGACCAGTGAGGATCAGCAGTCCAGTAACCAGCCCTCCCCGACTGGGGGGATCTCTAATTCTTTGAGATCGTCCTCCACAGATAATAGGAATGACTCCactaagaaaacaaacaag AAGATAAAGGAGGAGGTAACGTCACCAAAGACCACAAAACGTGTACGAGAGAGTCCTGCTCAGGAGCCTGACGAGCCTGACAAAGTTACACCAAAAAGGCCAAAGACACAG GACCCACAGGGCTGCCGGTCAGAGGGAGAGGTAGAGGAGGAAAGTTCGTCAGAAAGCCGGAGTGCTCAGGATGATGGCAGCAGTGACACCAAAGACATTGATCAAGACAACCGCAGCTCCTCTCCCAGCATTCCCAGCCCTCAACAGGGCAACGAGAGTGACTCCGACTCATCCGCCCAACCAAACGGCGTCCCATCGGAACCCGTTGTCCCTGCTGCCGTGCTGGCTGATACTCCAGTCCCGCAGGCCCTCCCCTCTCAGGGCACTACCATCACTCCTCAGCCACCGCAGAGCATGAACTCTGCTGATCCAGCTCAGAGCCCCCCTCCCCCTTCTCCAGACCCCCCTCAGCCAGCCGCCGGGCAGTCAGGTGCCACAGTGGCCTCCAACAACCGAGCACAGCCCGCCTCTCACTTTCTTCCTGGTCCATCTCCTCTACCACTGGGTCAGGACCGCCCTCTTTCTCCAGCTTTGCAGGTCCCGCCTGCTCTCAACTCTGCACAGGCTCTGCAGCCATCTCAGCCCCCTCAGCGACCTCCACCCTTCTATAGGGAGGCACAGCTCACCCAGCCTCCTCTTTCTGGCTCCCAAATCAAGCCTCCTCCCACCACCCCTATTCCACCTTCACACAAACAGCTGCCACACCAGTCTGCCACACCTTTCCCCCAGATGCCCTCTaatctcccccctcctcctgctctaAAGCCCCTCAATTCTCTGCCCAACCAGCATCCTCCAGGtgccccccctcctcctcttcagctGATGCCGCATCCTTTGCCAGTGCAGTCACTTCCAACCCAACTTCCAGTGATCTCTCAGGTCCAGACCCCCCCTGGAAAGAGTGCGACTTCTTCTCACCCGCCTGCTGCAGCCTCGCACCCTCTCACCTCCGTAGCATCATCTTCTGCTATTGGCCCTGTCCCGAGTCTCCaaccttccttccctcctcttcctctgagaCCATCGTCTAGCGGCGCTGCAGGAGGATCACAAGTTCAGATTAAAGAAGAGCCACTGGATGAGATAGAAGAGGCTGAGAGTCCGCCGTCTCCTCCTCGGAGCCCCTCACCGGAACCCACCATCATCAACGTGGCAAGTCATGCCAGCCAATCTGCACG ATTTATCAAGCACTTGGATCGTGGCTACAACTCCTGTGCTAGAACAGACCTTTTCTTTACTCCACTGTCATCCTCCAAACTGGCCAAGAAAAGAGAGGAGGCTGTGGAAAAGTCCAGGAGAGAGGCAGAGCTCAGCGCTCGGCAAGACCGTGAAagggagaaagacagagagagagagcgagaaagGGAGGCAGACAGAAATGCT AGagcctccagctcctcccaTGACAGTCGTATGAGTGAGACGCAAATGACAGCTCAAGGCCACGGGCGTCCTTCCTTTGAGCAGCCGCCCACCACTGTAGCAGCTGTGCCCCCTTACATCGGCCCTGACACACCTGCCCTGCGCACCCTGAGTGAATACGCACGACCCCACGTCATGTCCCCCACCAACCGCCACCATCCTTTCTATGTGTCCCTGAGCCCTGGTGAGCCTTTGTTGGCCTACCACATGCCAGGCCTGTACAGCGCCGAGCCGAGCCTCAGAGAGCGCGAGCTGAGAAACCTCAGAGAGAGGGAACTCCGTGAGAGGATGAAGCCCGGCTTTGAGGTCAAACCTCCAGACCTGGAAACCTTACACCCCTCGGCCAACCCCATTGAGCACTTTGCCAGACATGGAGCGCTGGGTCTCCCACACATACCTGGGCCTCCTCACCCCTTCGCACCCTTCCATCCAGGGCTGAACCATCTGGAGCGGGAGAGGATGGTGCTGGCAGGACCTCAGCTGCGCCCAGAGCTGAGTTACGCTGAGCGACTCACTGCGGAGCGGCTTCATGCGGAGAGGATGGCCTCTGTTTCAACTGATCCTGCTGCCAGGCTGCAGATGCTCAATGTGACGCCGCATCATCAtcagcactctcacattcactcCCACCTCCACCTGCACCAACAGGACCCCCTCGGTCAAG GTTCAAGTCCTCATCCTTTAGTTGACCCCCTGGCAACAGGACCACGTTTGGCCCGATTCCCTTTCCCTGGTGGTCCAATTCCCAATCCTTTACTCAGCGAACTTCCTCATGATCACGAAATGCTGCGCCACCCACTGTTTG GAACTGCTTATCCACGAGAGCTGCAGGGCCCGATTCCTCAGATGTCTGCTGCTCATCAGCTCCAGGCCATGCATGCTCaatctgcagagctgcagaggaTGGCAATGGAGCAGCAGTGGCTGCATGGGCATCACCTACATGGAGGCCCTCTACCAAGTCAAGAAGATTATTACAG ccgTCTGAAGAAAGAAGGTGACAAGCCATCTTGA
- the eno1b gene encoding enolase 1b, (alpha) produces the protein MSIVKIHAREIFDSRGNPTVEVDLYTDKGLFRAAVPSGASTGIYEALELRDNDKSRYLGKGVSQAVDHINSAIAPALVGEDVSVVEQERIDQMMIDMDGTDNKSKFGANAILGVSLAVCKAGAAEKGVPLYRHIADLAGNPEVILPVPAFNVINGGSHAGNKLAMQEFMILPIGASTFKEAMRIGAEVYHNLKNVIKKKYGQDATNVGDEGGFAPNILENQEALELLKEAIAKAGYTDEIVIGMDVAASEFYRDGKYDLDFKSPDDPSRYITPDELADLYKSFVKDYPVMSIEDPFDQDDWAAWTNFTGSTDIQVVGDDLTVTNPNRISKAVEEKACNCLLLKVNQIGTVTESMRACKMAQENGWGVMVSHRSGETEDTFIADLVVGLCTGQIKTGAPCRSERLAKYNQILRIEEELGDKARFAGKNFRKPLE, from the exons ATGTCCATCGTCAAGATCCACGCCAGAGAGATCTTCGACTCCCGTGGAAACCCCACAGTGGAGGTTGACCTTTACACTGACAAAG GCTTGTTTAGAGCCGCCGTACCAAGCGGTGCGTCTACTGGAATCTATGAAGCCTTGGAGCTCAGAGACAATGACAAGTCTCGCTACCTTGGGAAAG GAGTCTCACAGGCTGTCGACCACATCAATTCAGCAATTGCACCTGCACTTGTTGGTGAG GATGTATCTGTGGTTGAGCAAGAGAGAATTGACCAGATGATGATTGACATGGATGGCACAGACAACAAAT CCAAATTTGGAGCCAATGCCATCCTGGGTGTGTCTCTGGCTGTTTGCAAAGCTGGTGCAGCAGAGAAAGGAGTCCCCTTGTATCGTCATATCGCTGACCTTGCAGGCAACCCAGAGGTCATCCTGCCTGTACCG GCCTTTAATGTGATCAACGGTGGTTCCCACGCAGGCAACAAGCTTGCCATGCAGGAATTCATGATCCTGCCCATCGGTGCTAGCACCTTCAAAGAAGCCATGCGCATTGGAGCCGAGGTCTATCACAAtctcaaaaatgtcatcaagAAGAAATATGGACAGGATGCCACTAATGTGGGTGATGAAGGTGGCTTTGCGCCGAACATCCTGGAAAATCAGGAAG ctctggaGTTACTTAAGGAGGCCATAGCCAAAGCAGGATACACAGATGAGATTGTGATCGGCATGGATGTGGCAGCATCTGAATTCTACAGAGATGGAAAATACGACCTGGACTTCAAGTCGCCGGACGACCCGAGCCGTTACATCACTCCTGATGAGCTGGCTGATCTCTACAAGAGCTTTGTGAAGGATTATCCAG TGATGTCCATCGAGGATCCATTTGATCAGGACGACTGGGCGGCCTGGACCAACTTCACTGGCAGCACAGACATCCAGGTGGTTGGAGACGATCTGACAGTGACCAACCCTAATCGCATCAGCAAGGCTGTGGAGGAGAAGGCCTGCAACTGTCTGCTGCTTAAAGTCAATCAGATTGGCACAGTTACAGAGTCAATGAGAGC GTGTAAGATGGCCCAGGAGAACGGCTGGGGTGTGATGGTTAGCCATCGCTCTGGTGAAACTGAAGACACCTTCATAGCGGATTTGGTGGTCGGGTTGTGCACTGGACAG ATCAAGACCGGGGCTCCCTGCCGCTCTGAGCGTTTGGCCAAATACAACCAGATTCTCAG AATTGAAGAGGAGTTGGGAGACAAGGCTCGATTCGCTGGGAAAAACTTCAGGAAGCCACTGGAGTAA